From Chryseobacterium camelliae:
CGCAATCAGGCAAATTGAACAGGAAACAGCACACAACCTTTGGGAAGCCATTGCAGAATGGGAACACCTGCTGGAACAGAAACCGCTTTACAAAAGAGTGCAGGAACAGAAAAAGATCCGTGAGAGCCGGGATGTTCAGATTGTACCGTATTCCACACAATACCAGAATGCATTCAGATCGCTGAACGAAGAATGGATATCCAATTATTTTGAAATGGAAGAGGCAGATTATAAGGCTCTGGATCACCCTGAGGAATACATCCTGGACCAGGGAGGGAAAATATTTGTAGCCCTCTACCAGAATGAACCGGTGGGTGTCTGTGCCCTGATTAAGATGGATGATCCTGAATATGATTTTGAAATGGCTAAAATGGCAGTTTCACCCAAAGCCCAGGGTAAAAATATAGGCTATCTGCTAGGGCAAAAAGTCATAGACGCAGCAAGAGCATCGGGTGCATCAAAGATCTACCTGGAAAGCAATACCATCCTGAAACCGGCCATAAGCCTATATTATAAGCTGGGCTTTCAGAAGATTTCCGGAAGGCCTACGCCTTATCAGCGCTGCAACATTCAGATGGAACTGAATCTTAAAGTGTAAGTGCTTTTTCGGAAAGATGCAATAATTGCGTATTGGGATCCAGGTGATTATCAAAGAAAGGAAGATTACTACTCACAACAAATTCTCGATACGCTCCGCTGTGTTCCGAACTCTAACTGACGAAGAATCGATTATATATCGGTAAGTGCAGTACCGTCTGTTCGAGTGTTTTTTGTAGTAAAACGGAGAAAAATGTATCGAGAACCGGTGATGAACATACAAAAGAATACTTCTTTTCAACAAGTTCTCGATACACTCCACTTCGTTCCGCACTCGAACTGACGGAGACGGAAATTAATCTCTGATAAACAATGCGGCCCCGTCTTTTAGAGTGTTTTTCGTAGTGAAACGAAGAAAAATGTATCGAGAACCAGTGATTAACATACAAAAGAATGCCTCTACTCAACAAGTTCTCGATACGCTCTACTTCGTTCCGCACTCAAACTGACGAAGAATCGATTATATATCGGTAAGTGCGGCGCCGTCTGTTCGAGTGTTTTTCGTAGTAAAACGAAGAAAAATGTATCGAGAACCAGTGATTAACATACAAAAGAATACTTCTTTTCAACAAGTTCTCGATACACTCCACTTCGTTCCGCACTCGAACTGACAGAGTTTACTAAAAATATTAAAAGTAAATTGAAAGCCTAAGGCGCAGCATCATACTTTGCGCACCGGTAAAGTAAACCAGAAAGTACTTCCTTTTCCCAGTTCACTGTCGACCCCTATTTGACCATGGTGCTTTTTAATGATTTCGGCACTGATGTACAGCCCGAGCCCAAGCCCTGAATACTGTACTCCGGAATAATCCACACGGTAATAACGGTCAAAAAGATATGGAATTTTGTCAGCCGGGATTCCCGGTCCGAAATCTCTTACGGAGACCTTTACCATGCCGCCTGATTCTTCCACAGAAAGATGGATCTCACGCTGATCAGGCGCATATTTAACGGCATTATTCACAAAGTTGACCACTACCTGATCAATACGCGCTTCATCGGCTTCAATGTACAGGTCTTTATTGCCATGTAAAATCAAACGGTACTTTTCCCTCATACGGATGTGGCTGCAACAGGTTTCAAGCATTTCGTAGAGGTTAAAGGACCTGTAGTTGAGAAATAACTGACCTTCGTTGGTGCGTGTGGTATTAAGGAGGTCATCAATAAGCCCCGTAATTTTCGTTACACTGGCATTGGCCTGATCTACCAGTTTTACAACCATCGGATGAAGCATATTATCACGGTAACGGCTTAGAAGCTGCAGCGAACCTTTCAGGGTGGTAATCGGTGTTTTCAGTTCGTGGCTGGCAATACTCAGGAAATCATCTTTACGCTGCTCTTCCAGTTTTTTCTGGGTGATATCCTGTATGGTACCTGAAAAATTGGCTTTGGTAAAAATGTCCCCGCTATAAAGTTTGCCGGTAGAGCGCACCCAACGGATATTGCCGTCCCTGTACCCTTTAATGGAATACTCCATGTCTATATTACCGCCTGACTTCAATGCTTCGCGCAATTCAGCAGTAACACTTTCCCTGAATTCCGGGGTGATCTGCCCAAGCGCAGCCTCCATTGGCATTTCCTCATCAGAATAAAAGCCGAATATTTCCTTAAGCCTCTCAGATGCCGTAAGGGTATTACTTTCTGCATCAATAAACCAGGTTCCAAGCTCAGAGGACTCAATCGCAAGCCTGAGTTTGGCTTCGGCCTCTTCAACGATTTTCCTTGACCTGACCTTTTCAGTTACGTCCAGTACCGTGGCAAGTACAGCGGTGATCCGCCCGCTGAGATCAGTCATCGGCTGGTAGAAGTAATCTACATATAACACCCGGTCGCCACCGGTCTTCTTATCCTTGAATATCACCTGCTGCTCGCGCTTTTGAAGCATTGATCCTTCTTCAAGCACCTTTTTCCATAGCGATGGGAAAATCTGGTTTTTAAGTTCCGGGAATACTTCAAGCATTGGCCTGTCTAATACTTCCTCCTTATTACGATCCCAGAATTTGAGCAATGCCTGGTTGACGGTGGAAATAACATGGTCTGGGCCTGTTAACACTACTACCGGTGCGTGAAGATTGCTCAGGATATTATTAAGCCTGTTCTCACTGATTTTTAAATCTGTATTTGAAGCCAGCAGAAGTTCCTGGGATTTGTTTAATTCCTCATTTATGGCAAGCAGCTCTTCATTCAGCAGCTGAATTTTATTTCTGGACAGCACCTGTTCTGTCACTATGCCTGCTGTAAGCATGATCCCATTGACTTTCCCGAGCTCATCCTTGAGGGGCTGGTAAACAAAATTACAATAGACTTCCTCGATTTTCCCCTTCTGTTTCAAAAAAGCTTTCACCTCATTACCGTACCAGGCTTTTCCGCTGATATAAACATGATCCAGAATCTGTAGAAACTCCTGCCCGATAAGTTCCGGAACTGCGATATGCAGAGGCAACCCTATAACATCTTCCGATTTGCCCCACACTTCAAGCACTTTTTTATTGGCCGACTCTATGATGAGCTCCCTGCCTTGGAAAACGGCTATGGCAATAGGTGCATCCGATAAAAGGAAACGCAGGCGGCTTTCTGAGTGGGAAAGTGCTGACGTACGCTTGGCTACCCTGGCCTCAAATTCCTGATTTAGAACATTGAGACTTTCCTGAGTAGCATGAAGCTCCTCATTGGTTGCCTGAAGTTCTTCATTGGCTGCCGCAAGCTCCTCATTCAGTGTCTGTTCTATTTCCAGAAGTTCCTCGCGTTTTCTCGCGACCTGAAGTTCTTCCTGATCAAGCACTTCCTGGGTGACATCTTTTGCAGTATGATAAATGGCATACACTGCTCCTTCTTCATTTTTAACAGCAACATAGGAATAATCAAAATAAAACAACTGAAGTTTCCCACCTACCATCAACTCTGCCGGGATGGCTTTTCCAATATTATCAACCCCGGTAT
This genomic window contains:
- a CDS encoding PAS domain-containing sensor histidine kinase → MYRPTRLENTDLLNILCLHAEHPVAVYTGEEIRIELANPAMLAAWGKPGSVVGLTLSEALPEISNQPFVGMLKEVWNTGVDNIGKAIPAELMVGGKLQLFYFDYSYVAVKNEEGAVYAIYHTAKDVTQEVLDQEELQVARKREELLEIEQTLNEELAAANEELQATNEELHATQESLNVLNQEFEARVAKRTSALSHSESRLRFLLSDAPIAIAVFQGRELIIESANKKVLEVWGKSEDVIGLPLHIAVPELIGQEFLQILDHVYISGKAWYGNEVKAFLKQKGKIEEVYCNFVYQPLKDELGKVNGIMLTAGIVTEQVLSRNKIQLLNEELLAINEELNKSQELLLASNTDLKISENRLNNILSNLHAPVVVLTGPDHVISTVNQALLKFWDRNKEEVLDRPMLEVFPELKNQIFPSLWKKVLEEGSMLQKREQQVIFKDKKTGGDRVLYVDYFYQPMTDLSGRITAVLATVLDVTEKVRSRKIVEEAEAKLRLAIESSELGTWFIDAESNTLTASERLKEIFGFYSDEEMPMEAALGQITPEFRESVTAELREALKSGGNIDMEYSIKGYRDGNIRWVRSTGKLYSGDIFTKANFSGTIQDITQKKLEEQRKDDFLSIASHELKTPITTLKGSLQLLSRYRDNMLHPMVVKLVDQANASVTKITGLIDDLLNTTRTNEGQLFLNYRSFNLYEMLETCCSHIRMREKYRLILHGNKDLYIEADEARIDQVVVNFVNNAVKYAPDQREIHLSVEESGGMVKVSVRDFGPGIPADKIPYLFDRYYRVDYSGVQYSGLGLGLYISAEIIKKHHGQIGVDSELGKGSTFWFTLPVRKV
- a CDS encoding bifunctional helix-turn-helix transcriptional regulator/GNAT family N-acetyltransferase — its product is MDFFNKTGKMALGSRLRLLTAKVTEDSSKIYELYKVTFLPKWFPVFFILSEEGPKTITEIAEEIGHSQPSVTQIIKEMTKAGLVENNLLSTDKRRNVAGLTDEGKAIAKRMIEGQCADIEAAIRQIEQETAHNLWEAIAEWEHLLEQKPLYKRVQEQKKIRESRDVQIVPYSTQYQNAFRSLNEEWISNYFEMEEADYKALDHPEEYILDQGGKIFVALYQNEPVGVCALIKMDDPEYDFEMAKMAVSPKAQGKNIGYLLGQKVIDAARASGASKIYLESNTILKPAISLYYKLGFQKISGRPTPYQRCNIQMELNLKV